CTGACTTGACACGTCTACCCCTCTAGAAATCAAAAATTAGCCGAAGCCGACCAGCCAGGCCGCCAACAGAAAATATCGCTATAGCCCACCAGCCAAACTGACGAAAAGCTGTCATTTGGCAAAACAGATACTACAACCTTAGTTTTATTATGTGGCAAAAGACAGCGAAGGACCTTTCGGCTCGGGCCGGCCGCCGTCTGACGCAGTTATTATGTTGGCATGATGTTAACAGAAGGCGTAATAAGAGAGCCACCTACTAACGGGACCTTATAAGGTATAACTGCAGATGGCTGATGATCATGCAAAGATAACCAGCAAAAATCAATATTCTACTGATGAATATTGCTTATCTGGCTCTATGCTGGCGAAATTAAGGGCGATCTTCCACGCTCGCCTTGCCAATTCATTTTCTATTTCCCGCAGTGGCATGGTGCTTTTTTGTACAACCGAATGAATAATGAGATCGCACACACATCAAAAGTTCATGATTGAGTAACATTTGCGAAACACATCAATTTTATTTTGTGGCTGGCTATGATATTTAAATAAGACCGATTGTAAGGAAGAGGTGCTCTATGGACAGCTATGCATTCGATGACATTCTTGCAACTGAAACACCAAGACGTGGTTCCCGGAGCAAGCCTGTAAAACGCAAGTGGCGTGAGATTGAAGCACTGAAAGACAAGCAGAGACTGCGCCGTGAACTGGCTGATATAGACATGTTCAAGGATTTATCAGACGACGATCTTGATTTCTAACCCAACAAGCAATGATCTACTAAAGAGCCGGCATACGCCGGCTCTTTCTTTAATAAGCAATTAGCCCGTATCGCTCGCTAAGCTTGCAGCCGCTCCGCTAGGTGGCGGTACCGCTCATTGACCTGGTCACCAAATAATGGGTCACACTCGCACTCTTCATACTGTTTTGACACCGCCAACCAATCTTCTTGGGTGAAATGGTCACGGATAAGGGGGAGAATGTGCTTTTCTTCAAACTCCAAATGAGCATACTGACGCACGACAAACGCATTGAGCTTTTCAGCAAACACATCCAAAGGGATCACCGCATCCATCAGGATCATATCGACTGTATCGGCAAACTCCTGGGTCAACTTCGCCAGCTCTTCATGCTCTTTCGCCAGACTTTCGACCTCACCGACATGGTCGGCATAATGTGCCTGGTAATAATGATACAGTACATCCTCTTTCGGATGGTGGCAGCACTCGGCATGATTCTGCAGATAATCAACAATATCTTTGATCAAGCCATAGTTAACCTCCTGCCCATTACGTATTGCGGTAAGCTTCTGTTGAAGAATTTTCAACAGCCGGCAGATATAACCATGTTCAGTGTGAATATCATCAAGCATCATTGCATAAACCTCCCAGTCATCTCCATTACTGTAAGTGTATGCAAGGATAGAAAAAACACCTTGATCCTGGTTATCTTACGCGCAGATAGTTTACATTAACCGAACATTTTGACAAAAAAAGCTTAATCATCCAGCAACCAATTAATTTCCGGCTTATTCATCTGAGATAAAAGCCGGTTTGTTTGGGAGAAGTGCTGACAACCGAAGAAGCCTCTATAGGCTGACAACGGAGATGGGTGGGCAGCGCGCAGTACATGGTGACGCTCAGTATGGATTTTCTTTCCTTTCTTCTGGGCATGTGCGCCCCACAGCAAGAAGACGATCCCCTCGCTTTGCTGGTCAATAACCTCAATCAAGCGGTCGGTAAACGTCTCCCAGCCAATTTTTGCATGGGAGTGGGCATTGCCCTGTTCCACCGTCAATACCGTATTGAGCAGCAGTACCCCTTGTTCGGCCCAATGTTGCAGGTTGCCATGGGCAGGCGG
This Photobacterium gaetbulicola Gung47 DNA region includes the following protein-coding sequences:
- a CDS encoding hypothetical protein (COG3945) — translated: MMLDDIHTEHGYICRLLKILQQKLTAIRNGQEVNYGLIKDIVDYLQNHAECCHHPKEDVLYHYYQAHYADHVGEVESLAKEHEELAKLTQEFADTVDMILMDAVIPLDVFAEKLNAFVVRQYAHLEFEEKHILPLIRDHFTQEDWLAVSKQYEECECDPLFGDQVNERYRHLAERLQA
- a CDS encoding uracil-DNA glycosylase (COG0692) yields the protein MSPVLSWQDVIDAERQKPYFQQVEQYVAAERSAGKVIYPPQEDVFNALQATPLSQVKVVILGQDPYHGPDQAHGLSFSVRHGVKIPPSLANMYKELAADIDGFSPPAHGNLQHWAEQGVLLLNTVLTVEQGNAHSHAKIGWETFTDRLIEVIDQQSEGIVFLLWGAHAQKKGKKIHTERHHVLRAAHPSPLSAYRGFFGCQHFSQTNRLLSQMNKPEINWLLDD